A window from Candidatus Cloacimonadota bacterium encodes these proteins:
- a CDS encoding flippase-like domain-containing protein has product MSRKRVLFLIASLLLGLALIWLWLRSIDVNAVLANIRQVRPNLVVLAAIAYLSAYFVRSWRWNLLLRSQAAISPGRTFLYSMGGNWINYLIPIRAGEVVKAWFVKRNHGLPLLNVLPSIFIDKTFDTLGILFVLVMVPLLRIRVSAGLTVLLVLLGLVFLLSLGILLLAVWRKEAVVRFLRVFFAWLPRRWREQIFGYIDVFIRGLNVFEQHWSRLLVAVLLTAVGVGLDGLYFHLLFRAFGVDFPFVYVLFGYTLINLSYALPQPPAQLGSNEWMMIIIFSVGFALTKDSASAIMAFAHVLTAILIGVIGFAAIAASGSQVLKAIIRGDKIYEQ; this is encoded by the coding sequence ATGTCCCGCAAGCGCGTTTTGTTCCTGATCGCCAGCCTCCTTTTGGGCCTGGCCCTGATCTGGCTCTGGCTGCGCAGCATCGACGTCAACGCCGTGCTGGCCAACATCCGCCAGGTGAGGCCAAACTTGGTGGTCCTCGCCGCCATCGCCTATCTGAGCGCCTATTTCGTCCGCAGCTGGCGCTGGAATCTGCTGCTGAGGTCCCAGGCCGCCATTTCACCGGGCCGCACCTTCCTTTACAGCATGGGCGGAAACTGGATCAACTACCTCATCCCCATCCGCGCCGGCGAGGTGGTGAAGGCCTGGTTTGTGAAACGCAATCATGGCCTGCCCCTGCTCAATGTGCTGCCCTCCATCTTCATCGACAAGACCTTCGACACCCTGGGCATCCTCTTTGTGCTGGTGATGGTGCCGCTGCTGCGCATCCGCGTTTCCGCCGGGCTCACGGTGCTGCTGGTTTTGCTGGGCCTGGTGTTTCTGCTTTCCCTGGGCATCCTGTTGCTGGCCGTGTGGCGCAAGGAAGCAGTGGTGAGGTTTCTGCGGGTGTTTTTCGCCTGGTTGCCCCGGCGCTGGCGGGAGCAGATCTTCGGCTACATCGACGTCTTCATCCGCGGCCTGAATGTGTTTGAACAGCATTGGTCGCGCCTGCTGGTGGCCGTGCTGCTCACCGCTGTCGGAGTGGGCCTGGACGGCCTCTATTTTCATCTCCTGTTCCGGGCTTTCGGGGTGGATTTTCCTTTTGTTTACGTGCTTTTCGGCTATACCCTGATCAATCTGTCCTACGCCCTGCCCCAGCCCCCGGCCCAGCTGGGCAGCAACGAATGGATGATGATCATCATCTTCTCGGTGGGATTTGCATTGACAAAAGACAGTGCTTCGGCGATCATGGCTTTCGCGCACGTGTTAACGGCCATCCTCATCGGCGTGATCGGCTTTGCCGCCATCGCCGCCAGTGGCAGCCAGGTGCTGAAAGCAATCATCCGTGGAGACAAGATATATGAACAGTGA
- a CDS encoding class I SAM-dependent methyltransferase, with amino-acid sequence MAIPIINAWEKFFDNPHEGLGSSYERIVLNDLLLATAAKYDAQSVLESPSFGFTGISGINLVALADAGLEVTLEDDNTHRLELIRNLWRTLDRSFTARHNPGFKRLDYPDQAFDLSFSFSALWFVPDLNSFLRELSRVTSKAIFISVPNRAGLGYKMQLKDYSAAKYPDLRLDNIDPPSIIRLLKALGWKLAESGCFDCPPWPDIGMTKEELLAKWLPQWLLPKKLARPKQDDGEAISILSHYLGDDPGFDERMRAYQWLEKAAPEALKRVWAHHFRMVFER; translated from the coding sequence ATGGCCATCCCGATCATCAACGCCTGGGAAAAGTTCTTCGACAACCCCCACGAAGGTTTGGGCTCTTCCTATGAACGCATCGTGCTCAACGACCTGCTGCTGGCCACCGCGGCCAAATATGATGCCCAGAGCGTGCTGGAAAGCCCTTCTTTCGGTTTCACCGGGATCAGCGGGATCAACCTCGTCGCCCTGGCCGATGCCGGCCTGGAAGTGACCCTGGAGGATGACAACACCCACCGCCTGGAACTGATCCGCAACCTCTGGCGCACTCTGGACCGCTCCTTCACCGCGCGTCACAATCCGGGTTTCAAACGCCTCGATTATCCCGACCAGGCCTTCGACCTCAGCTTTTCCTTTTCCGCGCTCTGGTTCGTTCCGGACCTGAACAGCTTTTTGCGGGAACTCTCGCGAGTGACCTCCAAAGCCATCTTCATCAGCGTGCCCAACCGCGCCGGGCTGGGCTACAAGATGCAGCTGAAGGACTACAGCGCCGCCAAATATCCGGACCTCCGCCTGGACAACATCGATCCGCCCTCGATCATCCGCCTGCTCAAAGCCCTGGGCTGGAAGCTCGCCGAATCCGGCTGTTTCGACTGCCCGCCCTGGCCGGACATCGGCATGACCAAAGAGGAATTGCTGGCCAAATGGCTGCCCCAGTGGCTGCTGCCCAAAAAGCTGGCCCGGCCAAAGCAAGATGACGGCGAGGCCATCAGCATCCTCAGCCACTATCTGGGCGACGATCCTGGTTTCGACGAACGGATGCGGGCCTACCAGTGGCTGGAAAAAGCCGCGCCGGAAGCCCTGAAACGGGTTTGGGCGCACCATTTCCGGATGGTCTTTGAGCGCTGA
- a CDS encoding NAD(P)-dependent oxidoreductase — protein sequence MPRLLITGVTGLIGRAVLNSVLAAKTDYHITALIRPETVPERYAAFRTELEIVKLDLADTSKLTSWLKDNAFDAVLHIGALRGGRKFNHQEYLRANYICTQALAEHCLQHNAKFMFCSSVGVFGAIPEELPANNQTERNPDNFYHYTKIESEKMIQRMVTRGLKAAILRPSVTYGIRDRGFPYQMVKMVHANRFPLINKRVWLHLCHVDTISRAFTWLLLNDYKPGLAMNVADREPVQLQQLVNFISRELRGENYGSILKLDRLFFRWGEQAARLVKNELWISRFQLISRSWFYQVADTYELMGLTPTYTIPDIRITIADYLGK from the coding sequence ATGCCCCGGCTGCTGATCACCGGCGTGACCGGACTGATAGGAAGGGCGGTGCTGAACAGTGTCCTGGCCGCCAAAACCGACTACCACATCACCGCGCTGATCCGCCCGGAAACGGTTCCCGAGCGCTACGCGGCCTTCCGCACCGAGCTGGAGATCGTGAAGCTGGACCTGGCGGACACCTCCAAACTCACATCCTGGCTGAAAGACAACGCCTTCGACGCCGTGCTGCACATCGGCGCGCTGCGGGGCGGACGCAAATTCAACCACCAGGAGTATCTGCGGGCCAACTACATCTGCACCCAGGCCCTGGCGGAACACTGCCTTCAGCACAACGCCAAATTCATGTTCTGCTCTTCGGTGGGAGTTTTCGGCGCCATCCCGGAGGAATTGCCCGCGAACAACCAAACGGAGCGGAATCCGGACAATTTTTACCACTACACCAAGATCGAAAGCGAAAAGATGATCCAGCGGATGGTCACGCGGGGCCTCAAAGCCGCCATCCTGCGCCCTTCCGTTACCTACGGCATCCGCGACCGCGGCTTCCCCTACCAAATGGTGAAAATGGTCCACGCCAACCGCTTTCCCCTCATCAATAAACGCGTCTGGCTGCATCTCTGCCACGTGGACACCATCTCCCGCGCCTTCACCTGGCTGCTGCTGAACGACTATAAACCCGGCCTGGCAATGAATGTGGCCGACCGCGAGCCGGTGCAGCTGCAGCAGCTGGTGAACTTCATTTCCCGAGAGCTGAGAGGCGAAAACTACGGCTCCATCCTCAAGCTCGACCGCCTTTTCTTCCGCTGGGGCGAACAGGCGGCCAGGCTGGTGAAAAACGAACTCTGGATCAGCCGCTTCCAGTTGATCTCGCGCTCCTGGTTCTATCAGGTGGCCGATACCTACGAACTGATGGGCCTCACCCCCACTTACACCATTCCGGACATCCGGATCACCATCGCGGACTATCTGGGCAAATAA